The proteins below are encoded in one region of Aspergillus nidulans FGSC A4 chromosome III:
- a CDS encoding DNA replication factor Cdt1 C-terminal domain-containing protein (transcript_id=CADANIAT00005388), with translation MPRTSTLTRSRSARLPQAQTQPQLGIQSFARATKPGCSSVAEGKKDLEAKRSTLPVSPSKKRKLHELQNVDFVVREQGQGKEALQDTEENQENNNVDLLTLTPSKSLKFSSLSVSSPRSGHYVACSTSPSISPSRSTRSTRSTQDAVIREDDSVPSTPTKRVTAPAPVTQRAKTTAPSPRSCPSSRSATRPACVEEIISLHSAFLKALTIHAAHRGVAAPADLREFLPSIQRIWKKRKVVVKDLQRLLWIWRQGPGCVFRIANHGLGRVCLERAAGRTEQIDDEAKMQGRFEEAVSLLYRQASEQAEGEGEVDFLATLGLASIEESLTPFTALRKGQQRLQDLKGGVIKVKMDVLLAEAAGDEASGITPARMRDATTSRRQGLFDRIKNKELRQSKLPPPPSKEVLLRRAAAGRVEEVASVLALLRPAGYVGSGPTARTVAQRTPFCLETIVRNVQDSTRNPISEQEVEACLEILSREDVAGHWVSIVIVNQLKSVVLRSCGDVQLKDIGAKVAQLKPGWEETPKLII, from the coding sequence ATGCCTCGCACCTCCACTCTCACGCGGAGCCGCTCAGCACGCCTTCCTCAAGCGCAAACGCAGCCGCAACTAGGGATTCAGAGTTTTGCAAGAGCGACCAAGCCGGGTTGTAGCTCGGTAgcggaagggaagaaggacCTAGAGGCGAAGCGGTCGACGTTACCTGTCTCACCTTCCAAGAAGCGAAAATTGCACGAGCTCCAGAATGTTGATTTTGTCGTTAGGGAACAAGGGCAGGGGAAGGAAGCTCTTCAGGATACGGAGGAGAACCAGGAGAATAATAATGTGGACTTGTTGACATTAACACCGTCGAAATCGTTAAAGTTCAGTTCGTTGTCTGTTTCGTCACCGCGCAGTGGTCATTATGTCGCTTGCTCTACATCTCCGTCTATATCTCCTTCGCGCTCGACGCGCTCGACACGCTCGACACAAGATGCGGTTATCCGGGAGGACGATTCTGTGCCGTCTACACCGACGAAGCGTGTGactgcgcctgcgcctgtgACGCAAAGAGCGAAGACAACTGCGCCATCTCCGCGTTCGTGCCCATCTAGCCGGTCTGCTACGCGTCCGGCTTGCGTTGAGGAAATCATCAGCCTGCATTCGGCGTTTCTCAAGGCGTTGACGATCCACGCTGCACACCGCGGTGTTGCTGCGCCAGCTGACTTAAGGGAATTTCTACCTAGCATCCAGCGGAtatggaagaaaaggaaggtaGTTGTAAAGGACTTGCAGCGGCTTCTGTGGATATGGCGCCAGGGTCCGGGATGTGTGTTTCGAATTGCGAATCATGGGCTTGGCCGAGTTTGTCTGGAGAGGGCTGCTGGGCGAACGGAGCAAATTGATGACGAGGCAAAAATGCAGGGACGgtttgaggaggcggttaGTTTGCTTTATAGACAAGCTTCGGAACAGGCCGAGGGGGAGGGTGAGGTAGATTTTCTGGCGACGCTGGGACTGGCATCAATTGAGGAGTCTTTGACGCCGTTTACGGCGCTCCGGAAggggcagcagcggctgcaggATCTGAAAGGGGGTGTTATCAAGGTGAAAATGGATGTGCTTTTGGCCGAGGCCGCTGGTGATGAAGCGTCTGGAATTACGCCCGCGAGGATGCGTGACGCGACGACAAGTCGGCGGCAGGGTCTGTTTGATCGgatcaagaacaaggagctgCGTCAGTCGAAGCTGCCTCCCCCACCGTCGAAAGAGGTGCTGCTTCGTCGTGCTGCGGCTGGGCGCGTTGAGGAAGTTGCCAGtgtccttgctcttctgCGGCCGGCCGGGTATGTGGGCAGTGGCCCGACGGCGAGAACAGTCGCCCAGCGGACTCCATTTTGTCTAGAGACTATTGTCCGGAATGTACAAGACTCCACGCGGAACCCTATCTCGGAGCAAGAGGTGGAAGCGTGTTTGGAGATCCTGTCCCGGGAAGACGTTGCTGGCCACTGGGTGAGCATTGTTATTGTGAACCAGCTCAAGTCGGTTGTTTTGAGGTCGTGCGGAGATGTCCAGCTGAAGGACATTGGGGCCAAGGTGGCCCAGTTGAAACCGGGGTGGGAGGAAACCCCAAAATTAATCATTTGA
- a CDS encoding uncharacterized protein (transcript_id=CADANIAT00005389), whose product MAAAPKSRAGLYAGLGALGAGAYYFYRAGGDPKAAKDEMKHDINKARAKAPGTETGERAGERAGLETNLNIDEAANNPTTKNTDLASQAQRKLDDLSQAGKDQAARAQRKLDDLSQAGKEEANKLSHDVEAKASEAKSTVSGWFGRK is encoded by the exons ATGGCTGCCGCCCCAAAGAGCCGCGCTGGACTATACGCCGGTCTCGGCGCCCTCGGCGCAGGCGCTTACTACTTCTACCGCGCTGGAGGCGATCCCAAGGCTGCGAAGGATGAGATGAAGC ATGACATCAACAAGGCCCGCGCCAAAGCTCCCGGAACCGAGACTGGCGAGAGAGCTGGTGAGAGGGCTGGACTGGAGACGAATCTGAACATCGATGAGGCT GCGAACAACCCCACGACAAAGAACACCGACCTTGCATCCCAAGCACAGCGGAAGCTGGATGACTTGAGCCAGGCGGGCAAGGACCAGGCCGCCCGGGCACAACGGAAGTTGGATGACCTAAGCCAGGCTGGTAAAGAGGAGGCAAACAAGCTGAGCCATGATGTAGAGGCGAAGGCGTCTGAGGCGAAGAGCACAGTTTCCGGCTGGTTTGGGCGGAAGTGA
- a CDS encoding uncharacterized protein (transcript_id=CADANIAT00005391), giving the protein MYLRLGALKDSQGLARQMAIASEQEVALDELIFTRYQPASNTRWQQQRLRSQENGTRDTATVGLQITTAQQLTIALPLPAQRWSRRRQREPPVRNTWSQLAVIGYKTLGTEVASFHRLVGGQ; this is encoded by the exons ATGTATCTCCGTCTAGGTGCCTTAAAGGATTCTCAAGGGCTTGCGCGACAGATGGCAATAGCATCTGAACAAGAAGTAGCTCTGGATGAGCTGATCTTCACGAG GTACCAACCTGCATCAAATACAAggtggcagcagcaacgCTTACGCTCTCAAGAGAATGGCACAAGAGACACGGCTACTGTCGGCCTCCAGATCACTACAGCTCAGCAACTCACCATAGCATTGCCACTGCCAGCTCAGCGCTGGTCACGTCGCCGCCAACGGGAGCCTCCAGTCCGAAA TACTTGGAGCCAACTCGCCGTCATTGGTTACAAGACGCTTGGGACAGAGGTTGCGAGCTTTCACCGCTTGGTTGGGGGCCAGTGA
- a CDS encoding uncharacterized protein (transcript_id=CADANIAT00005390) produces the protein MSFLPVNNISSPPDRAMEDVSATSATPRPLSNSIPTTQDAGTSNNSTTETQMPDESRGSTSTHSISDETIQAESEGEGSDHGSERKEHAPPTKKKKGQRFYCTDFPPCNLSFTRSEHLARHIRKHTGERPFQCHCSRRFSRLDNLRQHAQTVHVNEEIPDSSLAATGTRFQRQVRTDRVRPQGRARAGTGGSQATHTRGHSRNLSTSSIASTTSTFSQPPELRRRPPPLIMANDATTRSRLGLDPMIDAPTTPPAQVRGFHAPPSGSPYTPSQIYPSNGSPMPGAAQVTGFWDGKTAARRLSVPSGANPFAPVQYTHPYPAANYAAPGEVYASPVSGKYPVERDYQPTEAELRRRTWHYSTWPAPSRTDYSGIPSSQASESLPPAIGGNESADRPPRLPGIESFDKFAAKRSLTPPVRRPSPMQVDSKPPPSYNFSGGFNYAPPPGRPAPPISGPGHRRGHVSWDMSLHTNLTGLHIRDKPTPQRDASNWGQQTISELRSIGSRPSSSYQQQVQEFRGQHTHGPPSFSTTASSSHAARTSPEDSSSSEGVHTPSTASLEYHPAIVQNNGFVEPHHPPLSSDPSQTVRPPLYTEGQR, from the coding sequence ATGTCGTTCTTGCCTGTCAATAACATCTCTTCGCCACCGGACCGCGCCATGGAGGATGTATCTGCAACGTCTGCCACACCTCGCCCCCTCTCCAACAGCATACCGACGACCCAGGACGCTGGTACGTCAAACAACAGTACTACTGAGACCCAAATGCCCGACGAGTCCCGCGGGAGTACAAGTACACACTCGATCTCGGACGAGACTATACAAGCAGAGTCAGAGGGGGAGGGTTCGGACCATGGCTCAGAGCGCAAGGAACATGCACCACcgaccaagaagaaaaaaggacAACGGTTTTACTGCACCGACTTTCCCCCCTGCAATCTAAGCTTCACTCGAAGTGAGCACCTGGCTCGTCATATTCGGAAACATACTGGAGAGCGTCCATTTCAGTGCCACTGTTCACGAAGGTTTTCTAGACTCGACAATTTGCGCCAACACGCCCAGACAGTGCATGTGAACGAGGAAATACCAGACAGCTCTTTGGCCGCCACCGGCACTCGCTTTCAACGTCAGGTCAGAACAGATCGGGTGCGCCCCCAGGGTCGCGCGAGGGCAGGCACGGGAGGTAGTCAGGCAACCCATACTAGGGGCCACAGTAGGAACCTCTCGACATCAAGCATCGCTTCCACAACCTCGACATTTAGCCAACCCCCAGAGTTGCGCCGGCGCCCGCCACCGTTGATCATGGCGAACGATGCGACCACAAGGTCTAGGTTGGGACTTGACCCCATGATTGACGCACCTACCACACCACCTGCTCAGGTTCGCGGATTTCACGCGCCGCCGAGCGGCTCCCCTTACACGCCATCCCAGATATATCCCAGTAACGGTTCGCCTATGCCCGGAGCCGCCCAGGTTACAGGCTTCTGGGATGGCAAAACCGCAGCTCGGCGCTTATCTGTACCGTCAGGAGCTAACCCATTTGCGCCGGTACAATATACGCATCCTTACCCTGCTGCGAATTATGCAGCACCGGGAGAAGTCTACGCCAGTCCTGTCAGCGGGAAATATCCCGTCGAGAGAGATTATCAACCGACAGAAGCCGAGTTGCGGCGAAGGACATGGCATTATTCGACATGGCCGGCCCCTTCCCGTACAGATTATAGTGGGATCCCTAGCTCTCAGGCATCAGAATCGCTCCCACCAGCTATTGGAGGCAATGAATCTGCAGACCGGCCGCCGCGTCTACCAGGGATTGAAAGTTTTGACAAATTCGCCGCAAAACGATCTTTGACACCACCTGTACGCAGGCCGAGTCCGATGCAGGTTGACAGTAAACCACCCCCGAGCTACAACTTCAGCGGCGGGTTCAACTACGCACCGCCACCGGGTCGACCTGCTCCGCCCatttctggtcctggtcATAGACGCGGTCATGTTTCGTGGGATATGTCGCTGCATACGAACCTGACCGGTCTCCACATAAGGGACAAGCCGACACCACAGCGCGACGCCTCAAACTGGGGCCAGCAGACCATCTCGGAACTTCGTAGCATAGGTTCCCGTCCGTCATCGTCATACCAGCAACAGGTCCAGGAGTTCCGTGGTCAACATACTCATGGTCCGCCTTCGTTTAGCACGACGGCATCGAGCTCCCACGCTGCGCGAACGAGTCCGGAAGAttcgagcagcagcgaggGAGTCCACACTCCATCCACAGCATCTCTGGAATATCATCCAGCCATCGTGCAGAACAACGGCTTTGTCGAGcctcaccatcctccccTATCTTCTGATCCATCTCAAACAGTACGCCCGCCCCTTTATACTGAGGGCCAGCGATAG